CCGCCGGTCTCCAGGTGCTGCGCATGGAGCTGGCCATGTGCGCCCGGCGCCGCTGGAGCGCGGAGACGTTCCGCCAGTTCTTCGTCGCGCACCCGCTGCTCATCCACGTGGTGCGCCGCCTGGTGTGGGGCAGCTACACGGCGGAGGGAAAGCTGGCCGCCACCTTCCGTGTCGCCGAGGACCGGACCTTCGCGGACGTGAACGAGGACACGTGGACGCTCCCCGATGATGCGAGCGTGGGGCTTCCCCATGCGCTGGAGCTGGAGGCCCAGACGGCGGGGGCCTGGGGGCAGATCTTCGCGGACTACCAGCTGCTGCAGCCCTTCGCACAGCTGGGCCGCCCCACCTACGCGCCGACGGCGGAGGAGCGCACGGGCACGGAGCTGGTGCGCGTGAAGGGGCTGAAGGTGCCCACCGGCAAGGTGCTGGGGCTCGAGACGCGTGGCTGGCGCCGGGGGCCTCCGCAGGACGCGGGCGTGGTGGGATGGATGGAGAAGCACCTCGGCCCGGATCGCCTGATCGAGCTGGACCTCGATCCCGGCCTCTACACGGGCATGCTCTCCGAGTCCCCCGAGCAGACGCTGGGCACCGTCAAGGTGCGCGAGCCCAACACCTGGGGGAAGGAAGGCACGCACCCGCTCGGGACGCTCGACCCCATCCTCTTCTCGGAGCTGGTGAGGGATCTCGAGGGGCTGCGGCCCTCTTGAAGGGAGCCGGCGGACGCCCTCCGAGCCTGCCCGGCTGCCCTCCCCGGCGCCGGGGTTCTCCGGTCCACCGGGTTCTGCTGGTATCCTCCCGCGCGCCATGCTCATCAACATCGAGGACCTTCGACAGCGTGCCCGCCGCCGGCTTCCCAAGGCCGTCTTCGAGTACGTGGAGAGCGGCGCCGAGGACGGGTACACGCTGAACGCCAACCGGCGTGGCTTCGAGCGCTACCTCTTCCGCGCGCGCTCGCTCGTCGACGTGAGCGCGAGAGACCAGTCGACCACGGTGCTCGGCCAGAAGCTGTCCACGCCCCTCATCCTCGGGCCCACGGGGCTCGCGGGGCTGCTGGCGCCCTGGGGTGAGGTGCTCGCCGCGAAGGCCGCCGCCAGCCGGGGCAGCCTCTTCACGCTGAGCACCATGTCCATCTGCACCATCGAGGAGGTGGCCGCCGCGGCGCCCCCACCCCTCTGGTTCCAGCTCTACGTGTGGAAGGACCGGGGCATCACGCGCTCGCTCGTCGAGCGGGCCCGGGCCGCCGGCTACCACGCGCTCTGCCTCACCGTGGACGTGCCGGAGATGGGCAACCGCGAGCTCGACCGGCGCAACGGCTTCTCCGTGCCGCCCCGCCTCACCTTCACCAACGTCCTGGACATCTTCCGGCACCTCGGCTGGGTGCTGCGCATGTCCTCGAGCCCCCGCGCCACCTTCGGCAACTTCATCGACACCGGCTCCCTGGCGAAGAAGGACGCCGTCTCCGT
The sequence above is drawn from the Archangium gephyra genome and encodes:
- a CDS encoding alpha-hydroxy acid oxidase, whose protein sequence is MLINIEDLRQRARRRLPKAVFEYVESGAEDGYTLNANRRGFERYLFRARSLVDVSARDQSTTVLGQKLSTPLILGPTGLAGLLAPWGEVLAAKAAASRGSLFTLSTMSICTIEEVAAAAPPPLWFQLYVWKDRGITRSLVERARAAGYHALCLTVDVPEMGNRELDRRNGFSVPPRLTFTNVLDIFRHLGWVLRMSSSPRATFGNFIDTGSLAKKDAVSVAGFTNRQFDPSISWKDLEWLRSIWPGPVVLKGISCAEDARLAVEHGVEALIVSNHGGRQLDFLPAAIDVLPEVVDAVQGRAEVILDGGIRRGSDVVKAIALGARACMIGRPFLYGLAANGQAGVELTLDILSKEIDRTLALIGRPRLSELDRSALRMDLLPSTTEPRAPALRVLDGAA